The Synechocystis sp. PCC 7509 genome includes a window with the following:
- a CDS encoding M48 family metallopeptidase, which translates to MPTYTGISSEAFRHPLDRQAEQSLRSLPGFDLVAGKFVEFVYERPQFIYHMGNSIQVGPRQYSSVYQMFRECVRDLDISPEPNLFVSQAPLVNAYALGQEYPYVVLNTGLLDLLSETELKTVIAHELGHLKCGHTLLIQMAIWAITTASFIGQRTFGLGNLLGTGLIYAFHEWQRKAELSADRAALLVMDELNPVMNSMMRLAGGSNKYANECSLDEFVRQSEKYQNLDSDSLNQVYKFILYNNFSQGVFMTHPFTVERLTFIQEWANSAEYQQIRQGNYCRSTAVNVESTAPDDQVDALRKEIEDLQAEIEEIKRSQSNQ; encoded by the coding sequence ATGCCAACTTATACAGGAATTTCTAGCGAAGCTTTCCGTCATCCCCTTGACCGTCAAGCGGAGCAAAGTTTACGCAGTTTACCGGGATTCGATTTAGTTGCGGGTAAATTTGTTGAATTTGTCTACGAACGTCCGCAATTTATCTATCATATGGGCAATAGCATTCAAGTAGGGCCGCGCCAGTATTCTAGCGTTTACCAAATGTTCCGCGAGTGCGTGAGAGATTTAGATATTTCCCCCGAACCCAATTTGTTTGTTTCTCAAGCGCCTTTAGTCAACGCCTACGCCTTGGGACAAGAGTATCCTTACGTTGTTTTAAATACCGGATTATTAGATTTACTCAGCGAAACTGAACTAAAAACCGTCATTGCTCACGAACTAGGTCATCTAAAATGCGGTCATACTTTGCTAATTCAAATGGCAATTTGGGCAATTACTACCGCCTCTTTTATCGGTCAAAGAACCTTTGGTTTAGGGAATCTGCTCGGTACGGGTTTAATATATGCTTTTCACGAATGGCAACGCAAAGCCGAATTATCGGCAGATAGAGCCGCTTTATTGGTCATGGACGAGCTAAACCCCGTAATGAATAGCATGATGAGGTTAGCAGGCGGTAGTAATAAGTACGCCAACGAATGTAGCTTAGATGAATTTGTGCGTCAATCGGAGAAATATCAAAACTTAGATAGCGATAGTTTGAACCAAGTGTACAAATTTATCCTTTATAATAATTTCTCTCAAGGTGTGTTTATGACGCATCCTTTTACAGTGGAACGTTTAACTTTTATTCAAGAATGGGCAAATTCCGCAGAGTACCAGCAAATACGTCAGGGAAATTATTGCAGGTCAACTGCTGTTAATGTAGAATCAACCGCCCCCGATGACCAAGTAGATGCATTACGTAAAGAAATTGAAGACTTGCAAGCAGAAATTGAAGAAATAAAGCGATCGCAATCTAACCAGTAA